A region from the Rhodamnia argentea isolate NSW1041297 chromosome 7, ASM2092103v1, whole genome shotgun sequence genome encodes:
- the LOC115752520 gene encoding uncharacterized protein LOC115752520, with protein MNTEEDDQALAAKGQVSIRGRRCLVFLLAAPLLLLFLLSAIALVLSLTLLKPRDLTTRVVSATLSGISPRVALIPVLKVELNVTLKLILLVHNPNHFGFRHGPGKSIVLYRGRKVGEADVLPGEIPARKSEEMPGRMMLEVDRVVAEDMVLLVRDVLGGELVVESRTRIPGRVRLWKVWKRHTVVTSECRYAIRVPAMRIQSQECEYETEF; from the coding sequence ATGAACACTGAAGAGGACGACCAAGCGCTCGCCGCCAAAGGCCAAGTCTCCATTAGAGGACGGCGTTGCCTCGTATTCCTCCTCGCGGCGCCTCTCctactcctcttcctcctctccgCCATCGCTCTCGTACTCTCCCTCACCCTCCTCAAGCCGAGAGACCTCACGACCCGCGTCGTCTCCGCCACCCTCAGCGGCATCTCCCCCAGAGTCGCCTTGATTCCTGTCCTCAAGGTCGAGCTCAACGTCACCCTCAAGCTCATCCTCCTCGTCCACAACCCCAACCACTTCGGCTTCAGGCATGGGCCCGGCAAGAGCATCGTCTTGTACCGAGGAAGAAAAGTCGGTGAGGCGGACGTGCTTCCAGGGGAGATCCCCGCGAGGAAGTCGGAAGAGATGCCGGGCAGGATGATGCTGGAGGTGGACAGAGTGGTGGCAGAGGACATGGTGCTGCTGGTGAGGGATGTCTTGGGTGGGGAGCTTGTGGTCGAGAGCAGGACAAGGATTCCGGGGAGGGTGAGGCTGTGGAAGGTGTGGAAGAGGCACACGGTGGTGACGTCGGAGTGCCGGTACGCGATCCGGGTGCCGGCGATGAGGATTCAGAGCCAGGAGTGCGAGTACGAGACCGAGTTTTGA